One segment of Enterobacter ludwigii DNA contains the following:
- the era gene encoding GTPase Era, whose translation MSEEKTYCGFIAIVGRPNVGKSTLLNNLLGQKISITSRKAQTTRHRIVGIHTEGAYQAIYVDTPGLHMEEKRAINRLMNKAASSSIGDVELVIFVVEGTRWTPDDEMVLNKLRDGKTPVILAVNKVDNVQEKADLLPHLQWLGSQMNFLDIVPLSAETGLNVDTIAGIVRKHLPEAIHHFPEDYITDRSQRFMASEIIREKLMRFLGAELPYSVTVEIERFQTNERGGYDINGLILVEREGQKKMVIGNKGAKIKTIGIEARRDMQDMFEAPVHLELWVKVKSGWADDERALRSLGYGDDV comes from the coding sequence ATGAGCGAAGAAAAAACGTATTGCGGGTTTATTGCCATCGTCGGACGTCCGAACGTTGGCAAATCTACCCTGTTGAATAATCTGCTTGGGCAGAAAATTTCCATTACTTCCCGTAAGGCGCAGACCACGCGTCACCGCATCGTCGGTATCCACACGGAAGGCGCCTATCAGGCGATCTACGTTGATACCCCGGGCCTGCACATGGAAGAGAAGCGCGCCATCAACCGCCTGATGAACAAGGCGGCGAGCAGCTCGATTGGCGACGTAGAGCTGGTGATTTTCGTGGTGGAAGGCACCCGCTGGACGCCTGACGACGAAATGGTGTTGAACAAACTGCGCGACGGTAAAACGCCGGTGATCCTTGCGGTCAACAAAGTGGACAACGTGCAGGAAAAAGCCGATCTGCTGCCGCACCTGCAGTGGCTGGGAAGCCAGATGAACTTCCTTGATATCGTCCCGCTGTCTGCCGAGACCGGTCTGAACGTCGATACCATCGCAGGCATCGTGCGCAAACATCTGCCGGAAGCGATTCATCACTTCCCGGAAGATTACATCACCGATCGTTCTCAGCGCTTTATGGCCTCTGAGATCATCCGTGAAAAACTGATGCGTTTCCTTGGCGCGGAACTGCCGTACTCCGTAACGGTTGAGATTGAACGTTTTCAGACCAACGAACGCGGCGGCTATGACATCAACGGCCTGATCCTCGTTGAGCGCGAAGGGCAGAAGAAGATGGTGATCGGCAACAAAGGTGCCAAGATCAAAACCATCGGCATTGAAGCGCGCAGAGACATGCAGGACATGTTTGAAGCCCCGGTTCACCTTGAACTGTGGGTGAAGGTGAAATCAGGCTGGGCCGATGATGAGCGTGCATTGCGCAGCCTCGGTTACGGCGACGACGTCTAA
- a CDS encoding YfhL family 4Fe-4S dicluster ferredoxin has protein sequence MALLITKKCINCDMCEPECPNQAISMGESIYEINSDRCTECIGHYETPTCQKVCPIPNTILKDPAHVESEEQLWDKFVLLHHADKL, from the coding sequence ATGGCGCTGTTAATCACCAAAAAATGCATCAATTGCGATATGTGCGAACCGGAATGCCCGAACCAGGCGATTTCGATGGGCGAGAGCATTTATGAGATTAACAGCGACCGCTGCACTGAATGCATCGGCCACTACGAAACGCCGACCTGTCAGAAAGTGTGCCCAATCCCCAATACCATCCTGAAGGATCCGGCACACGTTGAGAGCGAAGAGCAGCTTTGGGATAAGTTTGTCCTGCTGCATCACGCGGACAAACTTTAA
- a CDS encoding MurR/RpiR family transcriptional regulator — MNCLIRIRQRYAGFAQSDKKLADFLLSQPDHARHLSSQQLASEAGVSQSSVVKFAQKIGFKGFPALKLAISEALVSNPNPQSMPVHNQIRGDDPMRLVGEKLIKENVAAMHATLDVNTEEKLLESVAMLRAARRIILTGIGASGLVARNFGWKLTKIGYNAIVEQDMHALLATVQAMDANDLLLAISYSGERREINMATDEALRVGGKILAITGFTPNALQQRATRCLYTIAEEQATRSAAISSTSAQMMLTDLLFMALVQQDLEHAPERIRHSEELVKKLV; from the coding sequence ATGAACTGTTTAATTCGCATTCGCCAGCGTTATGCAGGCTTTGCTCAAAGCGATAAAAAGCTGGCGGATTTTCTGCTCTCTCAGCCCGACCATGCCCGCCATCTCAGCTCGCAGCAGCTGGCGAGTGAGGCCGGAGTGAGTCAGTCGAGCGTGGTGAAATTTGCCCAGAAGATTGGCTTTAAAGGCTTCCCGGCTCTCAAGCTGGCGATTAGCGAAGCGCTGGTGAGTAACCCCAATCCGCAGTCGATGCCGGTGCATAATCAGATTCGTGGCGATGACCCGATGCGTCTGGTGGGAGAGAAGCTCATCAAAGAGAATGTCGCGGCCATGCATGCCACCCTTGATGTGAATACCGAAGAAAAATTACTGGAAAGCGTGGCGATGCTGCGTGCAGCGCGACGTATTATTTTGACCGGGATAGGCGCGTCCGGACTGGTGGCACGTAACTTTGGCTGGAAGCTGACAAAAATAGGTTACAACGCCATTGTCGAGCAGGATATGCACGCCCTGCTGGCGACCGTGCAGGCGATGGATGCTAACGATCTGCTGCTGGCGATCTCCTATTCCGGCGAACGCCGCGAGATCAATATGGCTACCGATGAAGCCTTACGCGTAGGCGGTAAGATTCTGGCCATCACCGGGTTTACTCCCAACGCGCTGCAGCAGCGGGCTACGCGCTGTTTATATACTATCGCGGAAGAGCAGGCTACGCGCAGCGCGGCGATCTCCTCGACAAGTGCGCAAATGATGTTGACCGACCTGCTGTTTATGGCCCTGGTGCAACAGGATCTGGAGCACGCGCCAGAGCGTATCCGGCACAGTGAAGAGCTGGTAAAAAAACTGGTTTGA
- the acpS gene encoding holo-ACP synthase: MAILGLGTDIVEIARIEAVIARSGDRLARRMLSDNEWAIWETHQQPVRFLAKRFAVKEAAAKAFGTGIRNGLAFNQFEVFNDELGKPRLRLWGEAQTLAEKLGVNHMHVTLADERHYACATVIIES; the protein is encoded by the coding sequence ATGGCTATTCTGGGCTTAGGCACCGATATCGTTGAAATAGCCCGCATTGAAGCGGTGATCGCCCGTAGTGGCGATCGCCTGGCACGACGCATGCTGAGCGATAACGAATGGGCCATCTGGGAGACGCATCAGCAGCCGGTACGTTTTCTGGCCAAGCGCTTTGCCGTCAAAGAGGCGGCAGCCAAAGCCTTCGGCACCGGTATTCGTAACGGTCTGGCGTTTAACCAGTTTGAAGTGTTTAACGATGAGCTGGGTAAACCACGCCTGCGTTTATGGGGTGAGGCGCAAACGCTGGCAGAGAAACTCGGCGTAAATCACATGCATGTGACGCTCGCCGATGAACGCCACTACGCCTGCGCGACGGTGATTATCGAAAGTTAA
- the pdxJ gene encoding pyridoxine 5'-phosphate synthase — translation MAELLLGVNIDHIATLRNARGTAYPDPVQAAFIAEQAGADGITVHLREDRRHITDRDVRILRQTLDTRMNLEMAVTEEMLTIACETKPHFCCLVPEKRQEVTTEGGLDVAGQRDKMRDACKRLAEAGILVSLFIDADVAQIKAAAEVGAPYIEIHTGCYADAKDETTQAKELERIANAATYAASLGLKVNAGHGLTYHNVKAIAALPEMHELNIGHAIIGRAVMSGLKEAVSEMKRLMLEARQ, via the coding sequence ATGGCTGAATTACTGTTAGGCGTCAACATTGATCACATCGCCACGCTGCGTAATGCACGCGGCACGGCTTATCCCGATCCGGTTCAGGCGGCGTTCATCGCTGAGCAGGCTGGCGCCGATGGCATTACCGTTCACCTGCGTGAAGACCGCCGTCATATTACCGACCGCGATGTGCGCATTTTGCGTCAGACGCTGGATACCCGCATGAACCTGGAGATGGCGGTCACGGAAGAGATGCTGACGATTGCCTGCGAGACGAAGCCGCATTTCTGCTGCCTGGTACCGGAAAAACGTCAGGAAGTGACCACCGAAGGGGGCCTGGACGTGGCGGGTCAACGCGACAAAATGCGTGATGCCTGCAAGCGTCTGGCTGAGGCGGGTATCCTGGTCTCTCTGTTCATCGACGCCGATGTAGCACAGATCAAAGCGGCTGCCGAAGTGGGCGCGCCCTATATTGAAATTCATACCGGCTGTTACGCTGATGCGAAAGACGAAACTACGCAGGCCAAAGAGCTGGAGCGTATCGCCAATGCGGCCACCTATGCCGCGAGCCTGGGGCTGAAAGTTAACGCCGGGCATGGCCTGACCTACCATAACGTCAAGGCTATTGCAGCCCTGCCAGAAATGCATGAGCTGAATATCGGCCACGCTATTATTGGCCGTGCGGTAATGAGTGGCCTGAAAGAGGCGGTCTCAGAAATGAAACGCCTGATGCTGGAAGCGCGTCAGTAA
- a CDS encoding PTS transporter subunit EIIC — protein sequence MDKTAALASDILQGIGGEKNIQRLENCMTRVRVEVHNDEQLDVPRLKQLSGVSGYVKQGQQHQLIVGPGKAAQVVDAMRALMVGGESVAIDDVERTKAQAKARYKAPMSDALRQLANVFIPLIPAFIASGLITGIINILKRPDIVGDFATHYPNLLGILGIFGSAVFAIMNILVGVNTAKVFGGSLAMGGVMAGILSSPQLAQITLFGEALQPGRGGVIAVLLVVILMCWIEKKLRTLLPGSIELILNPLLTTLITGSVAIVALQPLGGWISEAIAHGASLAIDRGGLLVGAVLSGTFLPLVLTGLHQGLVPIHVELVQAHGYNALLPILSMAGVGQVGAAIAVLMKTRNARLKKVIKGALPVGLLGIGEPLIFGVTLPLGKPFLGACLGGAVGGALISYWKVATVITFGISGLPLALTIVTGKVMLYLLGYLVAVIAGFLFTWLLGFNDPEE from the coding sequence ATGGACAAAACAGCAGCGCTCGCCAGCGATATCCTGCAGGGGATCGGTGGGGAAAAAAATATTCAGCGTCTGGAAAACTGCATGACGCGCGTGCGCGTCGAGGTGCATAACGACGAGCAGCTTGATGTGCCGCGTCTGAAGCAGCTTTCCGGCGTGAGTGGTTACGTTAAACAGGGGCAACAGCACCAGCTGATTGTCGGGCCGGGAAAGGCGGCGCAGGTTGTGGATGCCATGCGTGCGCTAATGGTCGGCGGCGAGAGCGTGGCGATCGATGACGTCGAACGTACGAAGGCGCAGGCAAAGGCCCGATACAAAGCCCCCATGAGCGATGCGCTGCGACAACTGGCCAACGTCTTTATTCCGCTGATCCCGGCGTTTATTGCCTCTGGCTTAATCACCGGGATCATCAATATTCTTAAGCGTCCGGATATCGTAGGGGACTTCGCGACCCACTACCCTAATTTATTAGGCATTCTCGGGATTTTCGGCAGCGCCGTGTTTGCCATCATGAACATTCTGGTGGGTGTCAACACCGCGAAGGTCTTTGGCGGCTCGCTGGCCATGGGCGGGGTGATGGCAGGTATTCTGTCCAGCCCACAACTGGCGCAGATAACCCTGTTTGGTGAGGCGCTCCAGCCTGGCCGCGGCGGGGTGATTGCCGTGCTGCTGGTGGTCATCCTGATGTGCTGGATCGAGAAGAAACTGCGCACCCTCCTGCCTGGATCAATTGAGCTGATCCTCAATCCACTGTTAACGACGTTGATCACCGGCAGCGTGGCTATTGTGGCGTTGCAACCGCTGGGGGGCTGGATCTCTGAGGCCATCGCCCATGGCGCATCGCTGGCTATCGATCGCGGCGGTCTGTTAGTGGGTGCCGTGCTGTCAGGCACCTTCTTGCCGCTGGTACTGACCGGTCTGCATCAGGGGCTGGTGCCGATCCACGTCGAGCTGGTGCAGGCGCACGGTTACAACGCGCTGCTGCCCATCCTGTCGATGGCTGGCGTGGGGCAGGTCGGGGCGGCGATTGCCGTACTGATGAAAACCCGCAACGCGCGGCTGAAAAAAGTGATCAAAGGTGCGCTGCCGGTCGGATTACTCGGAATTGGCGAGCCGCTGATTTTCGGCGTCACGCTGCCGCTGGGGAAACCGTTCCTCGGTGCCTGCCTGGGAGGGGCGGTAGGCGGAGCGCTGATCAGCTACTGGAAAGTGGCAACGGTGATCACCTTCGGGATCTCCGGGCTGCCGCTGGCGCTCACCATCGTGACCGGAAAAGTTATGCTCTATCTGTTAGGCTATCTGGTAGCGGTGATCGCCGGGTTCCTGTTTACCTGGCTGTTAGGATTCAACGATCCAGAGGAGTAA
- the murQ gene encoding N-acetylmuramic acid 6-phosphate etherase, translating into MNLGSLVSETRNPQTMDLDALSTLELVNRFNQQDTLVAQAVKETLPEVAKAVDAAAEALKAGGRIIYMGAGTSGRLGVLDASECPPTFGVPHGLVVGLIAGGPGALLKAVEGAEDNKQLGEDDLKGLNLTAQDLVVGLAASGRTPYVIGGLEYANKTGCTTVAISCNPGSPIAQVAAIAISPVVGPEALTGSTRLKSGTAQKLVLNMISTGAMVKFGKVYQNLMVDMQATNVKLVDRACRMVMEATGASREEAEAVLKQTDHDVKPAILMILSGLDAAAARARLNAHNGFLRAALEN; encoded by the coding sequence ATGAATCTTGGCTCACTTGTTTCTGAAACGCGTAACCCACAAACCATGGATCTGGATGCGCTCAGCACCCTGGAGCTGGTTAACCGTTTTAATCAACAGGATACGCTGGTCGCGCAGGCAGTGAAAGAGACATTACCGGAGGTGGCGAAAGCCGTCGATGCGGCGGCGGAAGCATTGAAGGCCGGTGGTCGCATTATCTACATGGGCGCCGGAACCAGCGGGCGTCTTGGTGTGCTGGATGCCTCTGAATGCCCGCCAACGTTTGGTGTGCCGCACGGTCTGGTCGTCGGATTGATTGCTGGCGGCCCTGGCGCGCTGCTGAAAGCCGTGGAAGGGGCGGAAGACAACAAACAGCTCGGCGAGGATGACCTGAAGGGGCTAAATCTGACCGCTCAGGATCTGGTTGTTGGGCTGGCGGCCTCCGGGCGTACGCCGTACGTTATCGGCGGTCTGGAGTATGCCAACAAGACGGGCTGTACCACGGTGGCGATTTCCTGTAATCCTGGCTCGCCGATTGCGCAGGTTGCTGCTATCGCTATCTCTCCGGTTGTCGGCCCGGAAGCGTTAACCGGCTCTACGCGCCTGAAATCCGGCACCGCGCAAAAGCTGGTGCTCAACATGATCTCCACTGGCGCGATGGTGAAGTTTGGCAAGGTTTATCAGAACCTGATGGTGGATATGCAAGCGACCAACGTCAAGCTGGTGGACAGAGCCTGCCGTATGGTCATGGAGGCGACAGGAGCAAGCCGCGAAGAGGCGGAAGCGGTACTGAAACAAACCGATCACGATGTTAAACCGGCCATTCTGATGATCCTGAGCGGACTGGACGCTGCGGCCGCCAGAGCAAGGCTCAATGCCCATAACGGGTTCTTACGGGCGGCATTAGAAAACTAA
- the recO gene encoding DNA repair protein RecO, whose product MDGWQRAFVLHSRPWSETSLMLDVFTEESGRVRLVAKGARSKRSGLKGALQPFTPLLVRFGGRGEVKTLRSAEAVSLALPLSGITLYSGLYVNELISRVLEHETRFSELFFDYLHCIQTLAGATGTPEPALRRFELALLGHLGYGVDFLHCAGSGDEVEDAMTYRYREEKGFIASVVIDNSTFTGRQLRALYAREFPDQDTLRAAKRFTRIALKPYLGGKPLKSRELFRQFMPKR is encoded by the coding sequence GTGGATGGATGGCAGCGTGCCTTTGTCCTCCATAGCCGTCCGTGGAGCGAGACCAGCCTTATGCTGGACGTTTTCACGGAAGAGTCGGGCCGTGTGCGCCTTGTTGCTAAAGGCGCACGTTCCAAACGCTCCGGCCTGAAGGGCGCCTTACAGCCTTTCACTCCGCTGCTGGTACGCTTCGGCGGGCGTGGGGAAGTCAAAACCCTGCGCAGTGCCGAAGCCGTCTCTCTGGCGCTCCCCCTTTCTGGTATCACGCTGTACAGCGGTCTCTATGTCAACGAACTCATCTCACGTGTTCTGGAGCATGAGACTCGCTTCTCTGAACTTTTCTTTGATTACCTGCACTGTATCCAGACGCTGGCCGGCGCTACCGGTACGCCCGAACCTGCCCTGCGTCGTTTTGAACTGGCGCTGCTCGGACACCTGGGCTACGGGGTCGATTTTTTGCATTGTGCAGGGAGCGGAGACGAGGTAGAGGATGCGATGACCTATCGCTACCGTGAAGAAAAAGGCTTTATCGCCAGCGTCGTGATAGATAACAGCACCTTTACCGGGCGACAGCTTAGAGCGCTGTATGCGCGCGAGTTTCCCGATCAGGATACCCTTCGCGCAGCAAAACGCTTTACCCGAATTGCGCTCAAGCCGTATCTTGGCGGCAAGCCCTTAAAGAGCCGCGAATTGTTCAGGCAGTTTATGCCGAAACGTTAA